One stretch of Croceibacterium atlanticum DNA includes these proteins:
- a CDS encoding helix-turn-helix domain-containing protein, producing the protein MTEEVEREDNPAQPEGIGPQLRATREARGLSLDQVAAETRIPVRHLEAIEQGDFAALPARTYAVGFSKTYAKLVGLDQEDVVAMVRAELEAQEPEGTYRTASFEPGDPARVPSSRLGLFAIFALVLLLVGGFFFMRTLFTPAAELPSLVAQEEAAEQERQAALAAAEQEPEAEATPAGPVVFTSLEEGIWVKFYDAEGRQLMQKLMAEGESYTVPADVEGPQIWTGRPDALAITIGGQEVPKLAEDDMVMRDIPVTASALLARNEEAEGASPTS; encoded by the coding sequence ATGACGGAAGAAGTCGAGCGAGAGGACAATCCGGCCCAGCCGGAAGGCATCGGCCCGCAATTGCGCGCCACGCGGGAAGCCCGCGGCCTGAGCCTGGATCAGGTCGCCGCTGAAACCCGTATTCCCGTGCGCCATCTGGAAGCGATCGAACAGGGTGATTTTGCTGCCTTGCCGGCTCGCACCTATGCCGTTGGTTTTTCCAAGACTTATGCCAAGCTGGTCGGGCTTGATCAGGAAGACGTGGTCGCCATGGTCCGCGCCGAACTGGAAGCGCAGGAGCCGGAAGGCACCTATCGCACCGCCAGTTTCGAACCGGGCGACCCGGCGCGCGTTCCGTCTTCCCGCCTGGGTCTTTTTGCCATTTTTGCGCTGGTCCTGCTGCTGGTTGGCGGCTTCTTCTTCATGCGCACATTATTCACGCCGGCGGCCGAACTGCCCTCCCTCGTCGCGCAGGAAGAGGCGGCCGAACAGGAACGGCAGGCAGCCCTGGCCGCTGCCGAACAGGAACCCGAGGCCGAGGCAACTCCGGCCGGGCCGGTGGTCTTTACTTCGCTGGAAGAAGGCATCTGGGTGAAGTTCTACGATGCCGAAGGGCGGCAGTTGATGCAGAAGCTGATGGCCGAAGGCGAAAGCTACACCGTGCCTGCCGATGTGGAAGGTCCGCAGATATGGACCGGGCGGCCCGATGCGCTGGCGATCACCATCGGCGGGCAGGAAGTGCCCAAACTGGCCGAAGATGACATGGTCATGCGCGATATTCCGGTGACTGCATCGGCTCTGCTGGCTCGTAACGAGGAAGCGGAGGGAGCGTCTCCCACAAGCTAG
- the ptsP gene encoding phosphoenolpyruvate--protein phosphotransferase, producing the protein MSAVAAARSILTRLHEVMASRLHAQGKLNQVVDIIGEALHSEVCSIYLLREGMLELFATRGLNQSAVHVTRLAVGGGLTGTIAQNIETLNLAEAATHPEFQYRPETGEEKFHSFAGVPIVPRERAIGVLTVQHTDPRRYEEVEIEALQTVAMVLAELIHNAGLVDDEVADGAEFRSEQEVLGGLQLVKGLAIGQAVFHQPRINIEQTVAEDTEAERQRVYMAFDKMREQIEQMSGQAEFGVGGEHEQVLETYKMFAYDEGWSRRINEAIDSGLTAEAAIERVQQRTRMRMREIQDPLLQDRMHDLEDLANRLLRIVSGQLGTAASVGLRGDSILIAKNLGPAELLEYDKRRLKGVVLEEGSLTAHVVIVARAMGVPVIGRVRNARGLIREGDELLLDGDKSQLTVRPAQSVIEAFEARFARNREKQAAYAKLRDVEPFSRDGQRVEVMINAGLRDDMPMLSLTGADGIGLFRTEFQFLVSAALPRRDRQTRLYRDVLEAAGDKPVIFRTVDIGGDKSLPYLRSETSREDENPAMGWRALRLALERAGLLKVQARALLDAAAGRTLNVMFPMVAEPWEFDAAREVFESQLAFLKQRRRKVPEAVHYGVMLEVPALAEVLDLIMPRLSFISIGTNDLTQFLLAADRANPKLAERYDWLSPAILRFLRRVTEATAGENVALGVCGEMGGRRLEAMALLGLGIRRLSITPAAVGPIKNLVRQLDLVEIGAAMAGWLANPPADIRATMLQWATERGIDVD; encoded by the coding sequence ATGAGCGCCGTCGCAGCAGCACGATCCATCCTCACCCGGCTTCACGAAGTCATGGCTTCCCGCCTTCATGCGCAGGGCAAGCTGAACCAGGTCGTGGACATAATCGGCGAGGCGCTGCACAGCGAAGTCTGTTCGATCTACCTCCTGCGGGAGGGGATGCTGGAACTTTTCGCCACGCGCGGCCTGAACCAGAGCGCGGTGCACGTCACCCGGCTGGCAGTGGGCGGCGGCCTTACCGGCACGATCGCCCAGAATATCGAAACGCTGAACCTGGCCGAGGCGGCGACCCATCCCGAATTCCAGTACCGGCCGGAAACGGGGGAGGAAAAATTCCATTCCTTCGCCGGCGTACCAATCGTCCCCCGCGAACGCGCAATCGGCGTGCTGACCGTGCAGCACACCGATCCGCGCCGTTACGAGGAAGTGGAGATCGAAGCGCTGCAGACCGTCGCCATGGTGCTGGCGGAACTGATCCACAATGCCGGCCTGGTGGATGACGAAGTGGCGGACGGGGCCGAATTCCGTTCCGAACAGGAAGTGCTGGGCGGGCTGCAACTGGTGAAGGGGCTGGCGATCGGCCAGGCCGTGTTCCACCAGCCGCGCATCAATATCGAACAGACCGTGGCGGAAGACACGGAGGCGGAGCGGCAGCGCGTCTACATGGCGTTCGACAAGATGCGCGAACAGATCGAACAGATGTCCGGCCAGGCCGAATTCGGCGTGGGGGGCGAGCATGAACAGGTGCTCGAGACATACAAGATGTTCGCCTATGACGAAGGCTGGAGCCGCCGCATCAATGAAGCGATCGATTCCGGCCTTACCGCGGAAGCCGCGATCGAACGCGTGCAGCAACGCACGCGGATGCGGATGCGCGAAATCCAGGATCCGCTGTTGCAGGACCGGATGCACGATCTGGAGGATCTGGCGAACCGCCTGCTTCGCATCGTGTCCGGCCAGCTGGGCACGGCGGCCAGTGTCGGCCTGCGCGGGGATTCGATCCTGATCGCCAAGAATCTCGGCCCGGCCGAACTCCTGGAATATGACAAGCGCCGGCTGAAGGGCGTGGTGCTGGAGGAAGGTTCGCTCACCGCCCATGTGGTGATCGTTGCCCGCGCCATGGGTGTGCCGGTGATCGGCCGCGTGCGCAATGCGCGCGGGCTGATCCGCGAAGGCGATGAATTGCTGCTGGACGGGGACAAGTCCCAGCTGACCGTGCGACCGGCGCAAAGCGTGATCGAAGCGTTCGAAGCGCGTTTCGCGCGCAATCGCGAAAAGCAGGCGGCCTATGCCAAATTGCGCGATGTCGAACCCTTCAGCCGCGATGGGCAACGCGTCGAAGTTATGATCAATGCCGGCCTGCGTGACGACATGCCGATGCTGAGCCTGACCGGCGCGGACGGGATCGGCCTGTTCCGCACGGAGTTCCAGTTCCTTGTCTCCGCCGCCCTGCCTCGGCGCGACCGGCAGACGCGGCTCTATCGCGATGTGCTGGAAGCGGCGGGGGACAAGCCGGTGATCTTCCGCACGGTTGATATCGGCGGGGACAAATCGCTGCCCTATCTGCGCAGCGAAACCTCGCGAGAGGATGAAAATCCCGCCATGGGCTGGCGCGCATTGCGCCTGGCGCTGGAACGTGCGGGCCTGCTGAAGGTCCAGGCGCGGGCCCTGCTGGATGCGGCGGCTGGGCGGACGCTGAATGTCATGTTCCCGATGGTTGCCGAACCGTGGGAATTCGACGCGGCGCGCGAAGTGTTCGAAAGCCAGCTGGCCTTCCTGAAGCAGCGCCGCCGCAAAGTGCCCGAAGCGGTGCATTACGGCGTCATGCTGGAAGTGCCTGCTCTGGCCGAAGTGCTGGACCTGATCATGCCGCGCCTGTCCTTCATTTCTATCGGCACCAATGATCTAACCCAGTTCCTGCTCGCGGCGGACCGGGCCAATCCCAAGCTTGCCGAACGTTATGACTGGCTGAGCCCGGCGATCCTGCGTTTCCTGCGCCGGGTGACGGAGGCGACAGCCGGGGAAAATGTGGCGCTGGGCGTTTGCGGTGAAATGGGCGGCAGGCGGCTGGAAGCCATGGCGCTGCTGGGGCTCGGCATCCGGCGGCTTTCCATTACGCCGGCGGCGGTGGGTCCGATCAAAAATCTGGTGCGCCAGCTGGATCTGGTGGAAATCGGCGCGGCCATGGCCGGCTGGCTGGCCAATCCGCCGGCGGATATACGCGCCACCATGCTGCAATGGGCCACGGAACGGGGGATCGATGTCGATTAA
- a CDS encoding YdcH family protein: protein MESTHVAALQAKHHGLEQRLRDEMNRPAPDNVAIQAIKKQKLQIKQEIAAN from the coding sequence ATGGAATCGACACATGTCGCCGCATTGCAGGCAAAGCACCATGGGCTTGAACAACGCCTCCGCGACGAGATGAACCGACCGGCTCCCGATAATGTAGCCATACAAGCGATCAAGAAGCAGAAATTGCAGATCAAGCAGGAAATCGCCGCGAATTGA
- a CDS encoding YdcH family protein — MSEEEMRKRLAALRIEHRDLDAAIAALTGAGGDDQLQIARLKKRKLRLRDQISIIEDHLTPDIIA, encoded by the coding sequence TTGAGCGAAGAGGAGATGCGCAAGCGGTTGGCCGCACTGCGGATCGAGCATCGCGATCTCGATGCCGCCATCGCCGCCCTGACCGGCGCCGGTGGCGACGATCAGCTACAGATCGCAAGGCTCAAGAAACGCAAGCTGCGGCTGCGCGACCAGATCTCGATAATCGAAGATCACCTTACGCCGGACATCATCGCCTGA
- a CDS encoding DUF1465 family protein has protein sequence MSSPADLSPTIIDSLYYEALELADEARCAFDLSGRLEETSENPDLARIALSCEALRATTRMMHSIAWLLNQRAYFAGELSEFQLRRYGRLPPAQEDGDPDQISLLPDDLQEIIGRTSRFYARVERLDHAWRDRYAMKPLAIQRLRERLGAAVMSL, from the coding sequence ATGTCCAGCCCCGCCGATCTCAGCCCGACGATCATCGACTCGCTTTATTACGAGGCGCTGGAGCTCGCGGACGAAGCGCGCTGCGCCTTCGACCTTTCGGGGCGATTGGAAGAAACGAGCGAGAACCCCGATCTTGCGCGCATCGCGCTCTCTTGCGAGGCGCTGCGCGCCACCACGCGGATGATGCATTCCATCGCCTGGCTACTGAATCAGCGGGCCTATTTCGCGGGCGAGCTGAGCGAATTCCAGTTGCGCCGCTATGGCCGCCTGCCCCCGGCGCAGGAAGATGGCGATCCGGATCAGATTTCCCTTCTGCCTGATGATCTGCAGGAAATTATCGGCCGCACCAGCCGGTTCTATGCCCGTGTCGAGCGACTGGATCACGCATGGCGCGATCGCTACGCGATGAAACCGCTCGCCATCCAGCGCCTGCGCGAAAGGCTGGGCGCCGCCGTAATGAGCCTATAG
- a CDS encoding MBL fold metallo-hydrolase yields the protein MGLPPKPWPTGQCEELEPLVRRVLAPNGSPFTYTGTQTYLVGSDSGLAIIDPGPDEPGHLAALEAAIGDAPVLAICCTHTHRDHSPGAAPLARRKDAPILGCAPLALDTGEIRADAPFDRSYSPDRVLRDGEQIEGPGWTLSAIATPGHTSNHLCFALEESGALFTGDHVMGWSTTVVAPPDGDMADYMASLERLYGREDRIFYPAHGPAVTRPRQFLRGMIGHRRQRERQILRLLGEEERSVTGLVPVMYKGVNERLWPAAGQSVLAHLLDLERRGLVGRSGDIWAIAS from the coding sequence ATGGGATTGCCGCCGAAACCCTGGCCCACAGGCCAATGCGAAGAACTGGAACCGCTGGTGCGCCGCGTGCTCGCGCCCAATGGATCGCCTTTCACCTATACGGGAACACAGACCTATCTGGTCGGCAGCGATAGCGGACTGGCCATTATCGATCCCGGCCCTGACGAACCCGGCCATCTCGCGGCGCTGGAAGCCGCCATCGGGGATGCCCCGGTCCTGGCAATCTGCTGCACCCATACACATCGCGATCATTCGCCCGGTGCCGCTCCGCTGGCCCGGCGCAAGGATGCACCGATCCTCGGCTGCGCCCCGCTGGCACTGGACACGGGGGAGATCCGTGCCGACGCACCTTTCGATCGCAGCTACAGCCCCGACCGCGTTCTGCGGGACGGGGAACAGATCGAAGGGCCCGGCTGGACCCTGTCAGCCATTGCCACGCCCGGCCATACATCCAACCATCTCTGCTTCGCGCTGGAGGAAAGCGGCGCATTATTCACCGGCGATCATGTGATGGGCTGGTCCACCACGGTGGTGGCGCCGCCCGATGGCGACATGGCCGATTACATGGCCAGCCTGGAACGGCTCTATGGCCGGGAAGACCGCATATTTTATCCCGCCCATGGTCCGGCTGTCACCCGCCCCCGGCAATTCCTGCGCGGCATGATCGGGCACCGGCGCCAGCGCGAACGGCAGATATTGCGGCTGCTGGGCGAAGAGGAACGCAGTGTTACCGGCCTCGTCCCCGTCATGTACAAGGGGGTGAATGAAAGATTGTGGCCGGCGGCAGGGCAATCGGTTCTGGCCCATCTGCTCGATCTGGAACGTCGCGGCCTGGTTGGCCGTTCGGGGGATATATGGGCGATCGCAAGCTGA
- a CDS encoding DUF4230 domain-containing protein, with translation MGDRKLTEEKEGTQPLQKEPVPERQRALARVQAVPWLLFILMLALSAWLAWRAFGPRDYGDPLATSLVAFEKQNRLTVFSAQLSPVVASEDSRFFGAIQSRQVAVIPARVNYTLDLSEVDASRLSWDEASRTLDVQLPAIEVGRPNLDEGRAQYLREGIWISRDAQDQLTRDNTRLAEQQAVKQAANPVLMDLARNAAKDAIRQNLAIPLQVAGYGDVTVNVRFDGEEAQP, from the coding sequence ATGGGCGATCGCAAGCTGACCGAAGAGAAGGAGGGCACCCAGCCGCTCCAGAAAGAACCCGTGCCCGAACGGCAGCGGGCGCTGGCGCGTGTGCAAGCCGTGCCATGGCTGCTCTTCATCCTGATGCTGGCCCTGTCGGCATGGCTGGCATGGCGCGCCTTTGGCCCCCGGGACTATGGCGATCCGCTGGCCACCAGCCTCGTCGCCTTTGAAAAACAGAACCGCCTGACCGTTTTCAGCGCCCAGCTCTCCCCCGTGGTGGCGAGCGAGGACAGCCGCTTTTTCGGCGCGATCCAGAGCAGGCAGGTGGCGGTGATTCCGGCGCGGGTGAATTATACGCTGGACCTGTCCGAAGTGGATGCCAGCCGCCTGAGCTGGGATGAAGCGAGCCGGACGCTGGACGTGCAATTGCCCGCGATCGAGGTCGGCCGCCCCAATCTGGATGAAGGCCGCGCGCAATATCTGCGCGAAGGCATCTGGATCAGCCGCGATGCGCAGGACCAGCTGACCCGCGACAATACGCGGCTGGCCGAACAGCAGGCGGTGAAACAGGCGGCCAATCCCGTTCTGATGGACCTCGCCCGCAATGCGGCAAAAGATGCAATCCGCCAGAATCTGGCTATACCGCTGCAAGTCGCCGGCTATGGCGATGTCACCGTGAATGTCCGCTTCGACGGAGAGGAAGCACAACCGTAA
- the nadA gene encoding quinolinate synthase NadA, with the protein MSVATKPPTGTDLLEEINRLRKERNAVILAHYYQKPELQDLADFVGDSLELSRKAADTDADVIAFCGVKFMADTAKILSPEKIVVLPDMDAGCSLEDSCPPHKFQAFREAHPDHIALTYINCSTEVKALSDVIVTSSSAETILQQIPKDQPIIFGPDRHLGGYLNRKFNRDMLLWPGVCIVHEAFSERELMKLKEQHPDAPVAAHPECPPHIIDHADHVGSTSSILQFAKTFPGDTLIVATEPHIIHQMEKALPEKNFIGAPGADGNCNCNICPYMALNTMEKLYTCLRDLEPRIEIEEGLRLKAKASLDRMLEMASGTIGKGDLGRV; encoded by the coding sequence ATGAGCGTTGCCACAAAGCCACCGACCGGGACCGACCTGCTGGAAGAGATCAACCGCCTGCGCAAGGAACGCAATGCGGTGATCCTGGCCCATTACTACCAGAAACCGGAATTGCAGGATCTGGCCGATTTCGTGGGCGATTCGCTGGAACTGTCGCGCAAGGCGGCGGATACGGACGCGGATGTGATCGCCTTCTGCGGCGTGAAATTCATGGCCGATACGGCCAAGATCCTGAGCCCGGAAAAGATCGTGGTCCTGCCGGATATGGATGCGGGCTGTTCGCTGGAAGATTCCTGCCCGCCGCACAAGTTCCAGGCCTTCCGCGAAGCGCATCCCGATCATATCGCGCTCACCTACATCAATTGTTCCACCGAAGTGAAAGCGCTGTCTGACGTGATCGTCACCAGTTCCAGCGCCGAAACGATCCTGCAGCAGATCCCGAAGGACCAGCCCATCATCTTCGGGCCGGACCGGCATCTGGGTGGCTATCTCAACCGCAAGTTCAACCGGGACATGCTGTTGTGGCCGGGCGTGTGCATCGTGCATGAAGCCTTCAGCGAGCGGGAACTGATGAAGCTGAAGGAACAGCATCCCGATGCGCCGGTTGCCGCGCATCCGGAATGCCCGCCGCACATCATCGACCATGCGGACCATGTCGGTTCAACCAGTTCGATCCTGCAATTCGCCAAGACCTTCCCCGGCGATACGCTGATCGTGGCGACGGAACCGCATATCATCCACCAGATGGAAAAGGCCCTGCCCGAAAAGAATTTCATCGGCGCGCCCGGGGCAGACGGCAACTGCAACTGCAATATCTGCCCCTACATGGCGCTGAACACGATGGAAAAGCTCTATACCTGCCTGCGCGATCTGGAACCCCGGATCGAGATCGAGGAAGGGCTGCGCCTGAAGGCCAAGGCCAGCCTGGACCGTATGCTGGAAATGGCGAGCGGAACGATCGGCAAGGGTGATCTGGGAAGGGTCTGA
- a CDS encoding DUF2254 domain-containing protein: protein MTAEIRWLWSRLNANYWFYPALFALGAGVLAFGTVWLDHRGAAQWLNDTNWILPARPEGASNLLTVIAGSMIGVASTVFSITIAAVAYASGNYGPRLLTNFMEDRGNQLSLATFIGTFVYALITLRAVRAEDEAAAAVLDSSATSLPGFVPQLSLVIAFLLMGLSIAVLVFFLNHIPASIRINTVLKGIGRRLLEDIADAFPEDANGAEDKAAPDGPPILADQTGYVRLIDFDEIKRAADDAGCRIALEVRTGDFIHAGMALARVCSGEPKEGLEDDVRAAFSVGASRSAEQDPQFLIDELVEIGLRALSPGINDPFTAITALHWLGAATAELGRRDLRKRVGGDEPEERSVIPLPDDFEHYVDRGFGVMRSAIATSRIAALVMLDTLRNAAAPIQDESRQALLRREGDRLLEQARNALTGPDLQEVEARHVSFSQAFLHTP, encoded by the coding sequence ATGACGGCCGAAATCCGCTGGCTCTGGTCACGCCTCAACGCCAATTACTGGTTCTATCCCGCCCTGTTCGCCCTGGGCGCGGGGGTGCTGGCCTTTGGCACGGTGTGGCTCGATCATCGCGGCGCGGCGCAGTGGCTTAACGATACCAACTGGATTCTTCCCGCCCGGCCCGAAGGTGCCAGCAACCTGCTGACGGTGATCGCCGGGTCGATGATCGGTGTCGCCTCCACCGTCTTTTCGATCACCATCGCCGCCGTTGCCTATGCCAGCGGCAATTACGGCCCCCGCCTGCTGACCAATTTCATGGAGGATCGGGGCAACCAGCTGAGCCTGGCCACCTTCATCGGCACGTTCGTTTATGCGCTGATCACATTGCGCGCCGTGCGGGCAGAGGACGAAGCGGCCGCCGCCGTGCTCGATTCCTCGGCCACTTCCCTGCCCGGCTTCGTGCCGCAATTGTCGCTGGTTATCGCCTTTCTGCTGATGGGCCTTTCCATCGCGGTGCTGGTATTCTTCCTCAATCACATTCCGGCCAGCATCCGTATCAATACCGTTCTGAAGGGCATTGGCCGGCGTCTGCTTGAAGACATTGCCGATGCCTTCCCCGAAGACGCCAATGGCGCAGAGGACAAGGCCGCGCCCGATGGCCCGCCAATATTGGCGGACCAGACCGGCTATGTCCGCCTGATCGATTTTGACGAGATAAAGCGCGCGGCCGACGATGCCGGCTGCCGCATCGCGCTGGAAGTGCGGACGGGCGATTTCATCCATGCCGGCATGGCGCTGGCCCGTGTCTGTTCGGGCGAGCCGAAGGAAGGGCTGGAAGATGATGTGCGTGCCGCCTTTTCCGTCGGCGCATCGCGCTCGGCGGAACAGGATCCGCAATTCCTGATCGATGAACTGGTTGAAATCGGCCTGCGCGCCCTTTCGCCGGGCATCAACGATCCCTTCACCGCGATCACCGCCCTGCACTGGCTGGGTGCCGCCACCGCCGAACTGGGCCGGCGCGACCTGCGCAAGCGCGTGGGCGGGGACGAGCCGGAGGAACGCAGCGTGATCCCCCTTCCCGATGATTTCGAACATTACGTGGATCGCGGTTTCGGCGTGATGCGCAGCGCCATTGCCACCAGCCGCATCGCCGCGCTGGTCATGCTCGACACATTGCGCAATGCGGCCGCGCCGATCCAGGACGAAAGCCGTCAGGCCCTGCTTCGCCGGGAAGGAGACCGGCTGCTGGAACAGGCGCGAAATGCACTGACCGGCCCCGATCTGCAGGAGGTCGAAGCGCGCCATGTCAGCTTCAGCCAGGCGTTCCTGCACACCCCCTGA
- a CDS encoding DMT family transporter: MTVSDHGGTHPARFLPIAALVAGNAALALGPYFVRLSDSGPVAAGFWRVTLALPFLVLLARFNRQPIMGLGRGVVLAVMLGGVFFGLDLASWHVGIGSTRLANAVLFGNSGSLILMIWGFIAIRRLPHGAEGIAVLAALAGSAILLGRSLDISTQTLVGDLFCLLAGGLYAGYLLILHDARRELGGWSLLTWACLAASPVLLAIALLKGEPIWPGDWRPLFGLAASSQLLGQGLLVYSLRHFSPVVIGIALLTQPAVGALAGWLAFGEILAPLDFLGIMLVGGALAISRMAQPAAPSTPPGKGDAKAGT; the protein is encoded by the coding sequence ATGACAGTTTCCGATCACGGGGGCACGCATCCTGCCCGTTTTCTGCCTATCGCCGCGCTGGTCGCCGGTAATGCGGCCCTGGCGCTCGGCCCCTATTTCGTGCGCCTTTCGGATAGCGGACCCGTGGCAGCCGGTTTCTGGCGGGTGACCCTGGCGCTGCCTTTCCTTGTCCTGCTGGCCCGCTTCAATCGCCAGCCGATCATGGGGCTGGGGCGGGGCGTGGTGCTGGCCGTGATGCTGGGCGGCGTGTTTTTCGGGCTCGATCTGGCCAGCTGGCATGTCGGCATCGGCTCCACCCGTCTCGCCAATGCGGTATTGTTCGGCAATTCGGGCAGCCTGATCCTGATGATCTGGGGCTTTATCGCTATCCGCCGCCTGCCGCATGGCGCGGAAGGGATCGCCGTGCTGGCCGCGCTGGCGGGCTCTGCGATCCTGCTGGGCCGTTCGCTGGATATTTCCACCCAGACGCTGGTGGGCGATCTGTTCTGCCTGCTGGCAGGCGGGCTTTATGCCGGTTATCTGCTGATCCTGCACGATGCCCGGCGCGAACTGGGCGGGTGGAGCCTGCTGACCTGGGCCTGCCTTGCCGCTTCGCCCGTCCTGCTGGCAATTGCATTGCTGAAGGGGGAGCCGATCTGGCCCGGCGACTGGCGGCCGCTGTTCGGCCTCGCCGCGTCCAGCCAGCTTCTGGGGCAGGGTCTGCTGGTCTATTCCCTGCGGCATTTCTCCCCGGTGGTGATAGGCATCGCCCTGCTGACGCAGCCGGCGGTGGGAGCGCTGGCCGGATGGCTGGCCTTTGGCGAGATACTCGCCCCGCTGGATTTCCTCGGCATAATGCTGGTGGGCGGGGCGCTGGCCATATCGCGCATGGCCCAGCCTGCCGCGCCGTCGACGCCGCCGGGGAAGGGTGATGCCAAAGCGGGGACATAG
- a CDS encoding HpcH/HpaI aldolase/citrate lyase family protein has protein sequence MAMRSWLFVPGDSEKKLSKVAGCGADVVIVDLEDAVSPQSKAVARQMTHDWLRTHQQQLLAGGGHGRWVRINALGTQLWRDDLAAVMPARPDGIMVPKAAGPDQLRLLAAELLQHEQRNGIQPGTTRILPLVSETPAAALGIPAYADAQQPRLAGLTWGAEDLSAAIGASRKRDSQGEWTDAFRMVRANVLLAAHAAGVLAVDTLHADFRDSEGLKRIAANSYADGFNGMMAIHPDQVPIINAAYTPGEEDIARARAIVNAFSANPGAGALQLDGRMIDQPHLEQARKLLENLR, from the coding sequence ATGGCAATGCGGTCCTGGCTATTCGTTCCCGGAGATAGCGAGAAGAAGCTGTCCAAGGTTGCCGGCTGCGGCGCCGACGTGGTGATCGTGGATCTGGAAGATGCCGTTTCACCGCAATCAAAGGCGGTTGCCCGGCAAATGACGCATGACTGGCTGCGCACCCATCAGCAACAATTGCTGGCCGGTGGCGGCCATGGCCGCTGGGTGCGCATCAATGCGCTGGGCACGCAATTGTGGCGGGACGATCTGGCCGCCGTCATGCCCGCCCGCCCCGATGGCATCATGGTGCCCAAGGCAGCCGGACCTGACCAGCTGCGCCTGCTGGCGGCGGAATTGCTGCAGCACGAACAGCGCAACGGCATCCAGCCGGGCACCACGCGGATCCTTCCTCTGGTGAGCGAAACCCCCGCGGCGGCATTGGGCATTCCCGCCTATGCCGATGCGCAGCAGCCGCGCCTTGCGGGCCTGACCTGGGGGGCGGAAGACCTGTCCGCCGCGATTGGCGCCAGCCGCAAGCGCGACAGCCAGGGCGAATGGACCGATGCGTTCCGCATGGTCCGCGCCAATGTGTTGCTGGCAGCCCATGCCGCCGGCGTGCTGGCGGTGGACACGCTCCATGCCGATTTCCGCGACTCGGAAGGATTGAAACGGATCGCCGCCAATTCCTATGCCGACGGGTTCAACGGGATGATGGCAATCCACCCCGACCAGGTGCCGATCATCAATGCCGCCTATACGCCGGGTGAAGAAGACATTGCCCGGGCCCGCGCAATCGTGAACGCCTTTTCCGCCAATCCCGGCGCTGGCGCCTTGCAGCTGGATGGCCGCATGATCGACCAGCCACATCTGGAACAGGCGCGCAAGCTGCTGGAAAACCTGCGCTGA